The genomic interval CGGGTGCCTGCACGAGCAAGTGTGTCCAGCGTCGGTGTTTGGATGGCTGGATGCCTGACAGGAAGTGCGTGAACGCCAGGACATCTGCTCCGGACTCACCCAGCACCTAGCAGTACGGTCCCCCAGAGGACGCTCCAAGAAGCTGTCCTCCACACGGTCGAGCTCTCCATAGATACGCGATACCTGACCCTTTGAGATGCTATCGCTCTCCAGGGCTTGACCAGACCGTCCACTCCACGCAGGTCTGCTGCACCGCCGCCAACAGTGCCTTCTCGTTCAGGCGTAGCAATTTCGGCTTGCAAAGAAGACCAAAATCCTCTGCGTTGCATGGTTAGTCAGGAAGCAAATAGGGACACTGCGTTGTCTTTCCAGAGTTCGATGTCACTCTGCCTCTCCGAATAGTAGCTCGTTTCGCGACGGTAACCATCGTCTACCTCGCCACGATAGGACAGCCAGTTAAAACTCCCCCACGCGCAGAAGATTTCGTCGCATATTACGTATTTTTCGTGGGTCTCGGCACGCATGGTCTCCAACTGACCCTTGAAGGCTGCAGGTATTTTCTTTCTTAACTCTGACAACGCTTCGTTCGCCTGCTGCCGGTTGCGGGAGTAAATATCTAATAGACTGTGGTGCTGATTTGGCAGCGCATGACGGTTACGCGATTCACTATGCTGGAGAAGTACCAGACAATAAGGAAGTCGTGTCATTACTCATTGCGTATGGAGGCTTGGATGCACATGCCAAGCCATCGAGCGAAACGGCGCGTCAGTTTATATACGCCGTTTTCTTAGCCAATGTACAACGAGTCAACGCAATGCTCCGTGACGAGCCAATGTTAGTGCAGGAGCGTTACGCCCGTGGTGATACAGCCTTGCACCATGCTGCGCGAAACGGTGACCAAGAAATTGTAGAACAGTTGGTCGGCAGTGGGGCGGATATCAATGTAACATCAGATCACGCGCATTTTCCCCTGTACTGCGCAGCCGGTCATGGACATGTAGAAACGACGCGGTATCTTGTAGAACATGGCGCGGATTTGCAAGCCAGACTTACGGATGGCAAAACAGTCGTTGAGTGGCTAAAACAATATGCCGATCATGATCGTCGCTTGAAATCTTGTCTTGATGTCTTGGAGAAATGATGTCTCAAATGCTGCACAACGATTGTATCGTATCACTGTTTCTACAAAGCCTTCAAAACAAGGAAAACCCTAATGAAAGTCCAGATCGCTACACGCGCTGATGTTCCGAGTTGGCTTGAATTGGCATTGGAGGTCGAATTTCTCTTCGGACCGATGGTTGACCAGCCTGATTTTCAGAACGCCCTACGCAAAAACATAGATCGAGGAAGTGCATATTGTGTTCGGGAACAAGATCGATCTGCTGGAGCACCGTTGATGGGAGGTTTGTTTCTGTCCTTCAGACAGCCTGAGTATCATATTCGTTGGCTGTCCGTGGCAGAGCAATGGCGTCGCAGGGGTATCGGCACAGTTCTCTTAGAACATGTATTTGATTTGATCAAACCACCTGCTGAGTTATTCGTTACAACATTCGGCGAGGATAATCTGGAAGGTCAGCCAGCGCGTCGATTTTACAAGAAGATGGGTTTTGAACCTTTTGCAAAGGCATCTCCAGGACCTGAAGGAGGATCCAGAGAAATCTTTCAAAAATCCTTTCTGTCAGATCCTGTTTGTTCTATTTGAGTCAATTGCCTGTTTATTGGATTCAGTTTCCAGTAATATCTACGCCAAAATCGGTTATGTGCCTGTTGGTGATGCATTGGCATTTGATTTCCTAACTTCAGCGCGGAAGGAAAATCGTGATCTCAGAATACATTGACAAAGTCAAAGTCGGTGGATCTCTACAAGTCAGTGAAGCCGAGCAATGTTTGAATACAATACTCGAAAAAGATGTACCGGACAAACAGATAGCAGAACTGCTTATAGCACTCTCTGAAAAAGGCGAAACTGCTGATGAGATTCTTGGGTTTTCAAGGGCATTGTTGGCGAAGTCGAGACCCGTTCCTCTGACTTCCAACGCCATTGATTCATGCGGCACGGGGGGTAGCGGTTTGGATCGGTTCAATGTATCCACCACCGCTGCATTTGTTCTGTCTGCTGGTGGCGTTCCAGTTATCAAACATGGCAATAAAGGTTCAAAGCGACCGAATGGAAGTTTTGATTTGCTGGAAAAACTTGGCTGTGAATTCGATTTTGAAGATAACCGATTAGCGGACATTTTCACCAAAACGAAAGTCTGTTTTCTCTTTGCTCGTACATATCATCCGGTGATGAAAGAGGTTGTAGCTGCCAGACAAATGGCAAATAGGAGAA from Candidatus Poribacteria bacterium carries:
- a CDS encoding GNAT family N-acetyltransferase, translating into MKVQIATRADVPSWLELALEVEFLFGPMVDQPDFQNALRKNIDRGSAYCVREQDRSAGAPLMGGLFLSFRQPEYHIRWLSVAEQWRRRGIGTVLLEHVFDLIKPPAELFVTTFGEDNLEGQPARRFYKKMGFEPFAKASPGPEGGSREIFQKSFLSDPVCSI
- a CDS encoding ankyrin repeat domain-containing protein, with product MAAHDGYAIHYAGEVPDNKEVVSLLIAYGGLDAHAKPSSETARQFIYAVFLANVQRVNAMLRDEPMLVQERYARGDTALHHAARNGDQEIVEQLVGSGADINVTSDHAHFPLYCAAGHGHVETTRYLVEHGADLQARLTDGKTVVEWLKQYADHDRRLKSCLDVLEK
- the trpD gene encoding anthranilate phosphoribosyltransferase; the protein is MISEYIDKVKVGGSLQVSEAEQCLNTILEKDVPDKQIAELLIALSEKGETADEILGFSRALLAKSRPVPLTSNAIDSCGTGGSGLDRFNVSTTAAFVLSAGGVPVIKHGNKGSKRPNGSFDLLEKLGCEFDFEDNRLADIFTKTKVCFLFARTYHPVMKEVVAARQMANRRTIFNLSAPLCNPANPQYQILGTIDVGMGRQLAEVLRQLGRKRFLIVVGEPGIDEVSISGATHIFELTDGVVKEYNIKPSDFGITERDYSTIPGGDNDENAEIFLSLLQNQAPESVLDLVCLNAGAAFYCFGRTDSIGEGFDLSKSLFSKGFVQEKFLEYKRLSDGMD